Part of the Sorghum bicolor cultivar BTx623 chromosome 1, Sorghum_bicolor_NCBIv3, whole genome shotgun sequence genome, tgcaaggACCGCTGAATAAAGGTTTATAAAAACTTGAAGGGCTCAAGAGGTCGATTTGGATTGATTCTCAAAAGTCAACTTGCCAAGTTGATCAAAATAATAGTGAACAGCCTCTCATATTGAGGTTGACTAAAAGCCAGGGCCGATTCACTAGTATATGCATCATGAGGTAATAAAGTGGCATTAGGAGCATCAAACATTCTTTCCTCTAACTCATCGAATTATACATAATCTTATTTGTAACATGAAAAAATAGGGAAATTTTTTGCTATTCCGCTAGCTTTTAGCTCAGGTCTTGATGATGCTCCCCTGACCCATTGAATTGGTGAACTCGTCGTTGCGACCGTCGTTCCAAATCCTGATAGAGGTGATCAATACTAGATGCAGTTGACCTTTTTGGCTAGATAACACAATGGTAATGAGAACACAAGAAAGATGGATTAAAACCAACAAATTGGCTATATTAGAGTTAGAAAGATCGGCTATAAGATATAGCCGAACCAATCATCCCCAGCGAAGTTGCCAAAAGAGTATGTTGACATCGAGTTGGATCACCACACCGGTAAGGAGCTAGAACGATGATTTAGGGCCTAGTTGACTTTTAGGTCACCCAACATCTAGGATTTGTTCGCACCCTGACCTTGTGCCTCCAATGATGAGCCTAATATGCAAGACACATCATTGAAGGAACCTCGCTGCGAAAGCGATATGCAAGACACGTTGGCGAGGTCTCTTGAGACCCGAAACTCCACATGCCCGAGAGACACCCCATTGGGGCATACGGCGGCTATGGGTTACTCTAGCCAGCCTGACCACTCTAGagctttgtcatcatcaatcCTCCAGCCATGCACCACTAATGAAGAAAGAGTAAAATAGATAGATGGAAAATAGAGGGTAAAAGATGTAGTAGATGTGTTTTTGATAATTATGTATTGGACACCTGAATCGACCATGATCCTCCAACATATGTAGAGGTGATCAATATTAGATGCAATCGACCTTTTGGGCTAGATTATGCAATAGTAATGAGAACACAAGAAAGATAGATTGAAATCAACAAATTGGCTAGGTTAGAGTTAGATAGATCGGCTATAAGATATAGCTGAATCAATTGTCCCCAGCGAAGTTGCCAAAAAGTGTGTTAACATCGAGTTGGTCACCACAACGATAAGGAGCTAGAACGCTCGATGTAGGGCCTAGTTGACTTTTAGGTCAGTCGGCATCTAGGATTTGTTCGCACCCTGACCTTGTGCTTCCAACAGATGAGCCCAATACACAAGACACATCGTGGGAGGAGCCTCGCTGAGAAAGCGATACACAAGACACGTCGGCGAGATCTCTTGAGACTCGAAACCCCATATGCCCAGGAGAGGCCCCATCGAGGAATGTGGCGGCTATGGGTTGCTCTAGCCGGCCTGACCACTCTAGAGCTTCATCGCCATCAATCCTCCATGCAGCACTAACGAAGAACGGGGAAAAGAGATAGACGGAAAAGGAGAGGGTAAaaggtgtagtagatgtgttttTAATTTAATAATTATGTGTTGGATACTTGAATCGGCCATGATCCTCAATATATATAGAGGAGGTGGGTGGTCTTATAATAGTAGGAAACAGTTTCAAGGCATATTTTTTTCAAGTTTTCCACTATTATAAGACAATTCGGATCGTAATCCAAAAGGCCAGATCTGAACATGGTCTTTTATTAGATCTATCGACGTTAGAATTTCCAACATAGGGTAACCCTGTGCATCCAAACAGAGTTTTTTAGGTTTCTCGGAAGATCCTTCATCCGTCGAATCTTCCGATATGGGTTCAGAATTTTTCGATACTAGAACATCTACTCGAAGGTATCCGGACTTTGAATCGAACCCATATATGTTATTTTATCATCTCGACAAGAGAAACGAACTAGTGAGATCcatttagcattttcacaacttCATAAAAATAGACAAATTTAGTTGTCAACACTATGGTACACCGATAGCTTTTAGgattatgaaaaaaaaatcaattttatTTACAATGAGAGATCACTGTATTTCGATGTCAATTATAATTATTCTCTGCATCTACATGCCTAGAGAGATGtttttgttattttattttattttattttatttttcagtTCATTTTTACGTTGGCTTTACAAGTTATTGCTAAGCATTCTCAGTAATATGATGCGTCTGtaaaataattttttaaaaataaaataaaaaaaactggtGCGTGAGTCTGTTTGCTAGTGTCAGTTTCTTGTTTTGTTTTTGTGCGGATGTGGAGGAAATCGCTTCATCGTTCAGCTGTGCTTTGTTTTTTTCCACATCTTATATTTCATATATTTGAGTTCTTGCTTCCCTCCCCTTCGTCCTCCTTCGGTCTTTCCTGCTTCTCTCTCCTTCCTGCTTCACAGCGCGCCGACACTGTTCCTGTTCTGCGCCGCCTGCGCAAGCGCCCCGGCTGTCCAGGCGCCACCTCCACTTGCGTACGCGCGCCGACTGCCCAGGCGTCGCGCCATCGTCCGCACGTTGTCTGTGTGCCTCCGCTGCCGTCGTGTCCCCTGTGTCTTTGTTGGTGCTTTGTTACTAGCCTCTTGCGTCAGACGATCTCCCTGTGCTGTGTGCTggtcgccaccaccacctctgtGGCAATCGTTGCCGCGGGGCTTCCTCTTCGCCTCCGGCGGCCCTGAGACTGTGTCGTCCctgccttctccttcctctccatGGTCCCCAACTGCCGGTTCCTCTGTCATTGCTGTTCTGTGCCCTTGAACTGCTCGATGAAATGTCCAAAAGGAGTCTGCTTTGCCTTCATGTATTTCTAGGCCATCCAGCACACAACACTCTCTGGTCCCGTATGCCGCCCCGAGCTCGGCCTTCGGCGCGTGCTCCGTCCTTTGCTGTTGCTAGGTGTGCTGCCGCCCCTGCCTGCCACTGCCACTGCTAGAGGCTGCATCATTGGTTTCCACTtgcttgccatttttcttcgAGTTCCATCTTCTATAATTGCGGCCGTTACTATCTTTGGAAAGTGTTAGCCATAGAAGCAAATCAACTCGCGAGAATCACAGTTGATTTTTGATCTGGTATGTCATTCACCGGCATCTCTTTCATCGGCAGTGGCAGACTGTCTGGTCGATCTACCCCAGCCACCACGGCCTCCCTCGTCACTGACAGCGGATACCACCTCCTTGTGATCGATGGGTACTCGCGCACCAGAGAGACCACCCCGAATGGCTACTGGATAGAGTCTCCCCCTTTCAGAGTCGGTGGCCATCGCTGGTGTATCCGGTACTATCCCAATGGCAGTGTCCAAGGTGGCTGACTGCATATACCTTGCTCTCGCACTTGATGAGGAAGACATCGCGGAAGCTGTCAAGGTGCAGTTCCAATTCAACTTGGTTGACAAGGCTGAGAAGCAGCTGCCATCAAATATCCATGAAACCGAAGTGACTAACTTCAGTAAAGAGATCCTGTGTTGGGGTTCTGCTTTCATGAAAAGAAATGAACTGGAGAAATCAAAACTTCTCAAGGATGACAGTCTCACCATAAAGTGCGACATCATGGTCACCAAGGATGTCGATATCAATAGAACTGGAGCTAACACTGCCCCTTTTGTGGTGGTGACAGCATCGGACATGATCCAACATCTCAGCAGTCTCCTTCAGTCTACAGAGGGGTCAGATGTGACATTTGATATCGGCGGAGAGATCTTTGCTGCACACCGATGCGTACTTGCCTGCAGGTCAATGGTCTTCAAGGGGCTGCTTCTTGGCTCCATGAATGAGGGCACGACGGCAGGTGTCGTACGCATAGATGACATGGAGGCACAAGTGTTCAAGCTCCTCCTTGGGTTCATTTACAGTGACTCGGTGCCTGAGAAAGAAGCATAAGACGATGATGTCATGTGGCAGCACTTGCTTGTGGCGGCAGATAGATATGATCTCCTGAGGCTGAGGCTGATCTGTGAACAAAAGTTATGTACATACATTAACACGACTACAGCAGCAACGATTCTTGCGCTAGCTGAGCGGCACCATGGCCGAGGGCTCAAGGATGCTTGCTTGGACTTCCTTACTAGGGCTCATGCCAATCTGCAGGAGGTAACGGTGCTTGGCGGCCTGGACCACCTAGCAAGCACCTGCCCTTTAGTCCTCAAAGAGCTCATTATCAAGCTTGTGTCACCTAATAAGAAGGCTAGGATTGATGTCAACACAGCATTTGTCACGGTGCCGGCATCTGATATGCACCAGCATTTCACTCACCTCCTCCAGTCTGGTTAGGACACCGATGTTGTATTTGAGGTCAGCGGAGAGAAGCTCCATGCACACCGCTGCATTCTTGCAGCCAGGTCAGCAGTTTTCAGGGCTGAGCTTTTTGGCCCCATGAAGGAGGGCACCACCACTGGTGTCATACACATAAACGATATGGAAGCCAGAGTGTTCAAGTTGATGCTTACTTTCATTTACAATGACTCGATGCCAAACATTAACGAAGAGGAAGAcatggaggaggacgaggagaagGATGACGACGTGGATGACATAGAAGTGATGTGGCAGCACTTGCTTGTGGCGGCAGATAGATATGATCTCCAGAGGTTGAGGCTGATGTGTGAAAACAAGTTGTATGGGTACATCAACGCAACCAAGGTGGCAAGCATCCTTGAGCTAGCTGAGCAACATCATTGCCGAGGGCTGAAGGAGGCATGCTTGGATTTTCTGAACTTCCCTCTTAATTAATCTTCAACAAGTCATGGCGGCCGGCGGCCTCAGCCACCTGAGTAGTAGCTGTCCCTCTGTCCTGATAGATCTCATTGCCAAGCTTGCATACCTGAAGCCACCTGACGAACTCTAATAATTTGTATGTACAATATACTACGCTTGAAAATGTTCCTGCATTCAAATATATAAGTATATACCATCGATTACAATTTTCTACTCATATATATATGCTCGATGTTGTTATGCAGTATTATGAGTTCATTATTTTCCGATGAAATTAATTTCTCCCCTTCTGGATATGCAGGACAGAGTAAGCTATAtctactcttagatgacgttgATCAATGTACCAGAGGACCCAAAATGATACAGTAGTATAACAGTGTGTCGCTGTTCAGATCCCTTTGTCTTTTATTGTGCCGTGGCTCGTGCCTGAGTTTTTGTGCTGTTTCGTTGGCTGGTTCCAGCTTCCAGTCCTAGCTGTTGTAGTTCCTTGTCTTCTGGAAGTAGTACTTGCTCCAAACCAAACACCACCGAAGTATGTCATTTTTAATATCTGTATATATTGTACTTAAGCTCTCGTTTAGGTCTTATTTGGCTGGGCTTCTCTTCGGCTTTGGCTCCGGAGTAGCTCTACCAAACATTTTGCTGGAGAAACTTTTTTGAGTAAAAATTAGAGGAGTCAGAGCCATTTTGATAAAGCCACAAGTTTTGGCGAAGCCACAATTTGTGGCTTTACCAAAACGGCTCCGGCTCCTCTAGAGAAGCCCCTCTTAAGGAGCCGTGCCAAACACCCCCTAGACTACCAACTCAGTTTCCCCTTAGGTGCTGTTTGGACATTGGGACATAGGGAGTGGGATAGGAAAAAGGAAATAAATAAATGGCTAGATTTAAATGAGACGTGAAGAACGGATAGCTAGAATACAATATCTCCtatctatggccttgtttacttccaccttaaaatctaattttttttaagatttcttgtcacatcgaatctttagacacatgcatgaagtattaaatatagacgaaaataaaaactaattgtacagtttgatcgaaattaacgagacgaatcttttaagcctagttgatctatggttggacaatatttgtcacatacaaacaaaAGATTTACCGTAgcaattttgtaaaaaaattgccaagtaaacaaggccatccCAATCTCTATCCCCATCCAAACGCATAGCGTTTTGCCAGTTTTTATTTCAGTGTCACACTACTTTACATGAATTTTAAGCGAATAACTGAACATACACTCCACTCCACGGTGACACCACACGCGTACACACTGAGAAAATGGCGATTCTGCCATTATGAAAAGTTGGCTTCGCAATTTTGCCATCCCACAAATGGAATTCGCTCATTTGCCATTATCAAACCGTGGACCCACAAAAATGCCGCGCAACACAAATTTAATTGTTTTTTTGCTATGGCATATTTTTCTTCCCGATTCGCCCCTCTGCCTTATCCCTTCCATCGTTTTCATTCATCTCCGAGACCGCCATTTTCTCCAAC contains:
- the LOC110435539 gene encoding LOW QUALITY PROTEIN: BTB and MATH domain-containing protein 40-like (The sequence of the model RefSeq protein was modified relative to this genomic sequence to represent the inferred CDS: deleted 1 base in 1 codon; substituted 2 bases at 2 genomic stop codons); the encoded protein is MSFTGISFIGSGRLSGRSTPATTASLVTDSGYHLLVIDGYSRTRETTPNGYWIESPPFRVGGHRWCIRYYPNGSVQEILCWGSAFMKRNELEKSKLLKDDSLTIKCDIMVTKDVDINRTGANTAPFVVVTASDMIQHLSSLLQSTEGSDVTFDIGGEIFAAHRCVLACRSMVFKGLLLGSMNEGTTAGVVRIDDMEAQVFKLLLGFIYSDSVPEKEAXDDDVMWQHLLVAADRYDLLRLRLICEQKLCTYINTTTAATILALAERHHGRGLKDACLDFLTRAHANLQEVTVLGGLDHLASTCPLVLKELIIKLVSPNKKARIDVNTAFVTVPASDMHQHFTHLLQSGXDTDVVFEVSGEKLHAHRCILAARSAVFRAELFGPMKEGTTTGVIHINDMEARVFKLMLTFIYNDSMPNINEEEDMEEDEEKDDDVDDIEVMWQHLLVAADRYDLQRLRLMCENKLYGYINATKVASILELAEQHHCRGLKEACLDFLNFPLINLQQVMAAGGLSHLSSSCPSVLIDLIAKLAYLKPPDEL